A single genomic interval of Pseudomonadales bacterium harbors:
- the fabD gene encoding ACP S-malonyltransferase, with product MTGSLACVFPGQGSQRVGMLAAMAGVERLVRDTFAEASEVLGYDLWQLAQTGPQEELNLTERTQPLILTASVALWRVWCARGGLRPAFMAGHSLGEFSALVCAGSLAFTDAVRLVRNRGAYMQEAVPVGQGAMAAVLGLDDEPIAEACAEAAGAEVVAAVNFNAPGQVVIAGHAAAVERAIAACKARGAKRALPLPVSAPFHTSLMVPAGERLARDMAQVQILVPEIPVVHNVHARPEGDSATIRTLLERQIHSPVQWTASVRYMAQAGVTRAVEVGPGKVLGGLCKRIDAALECLYTEEPQELEKALASNGATE from the coding sequence ATGACGGGATCTCTCGCCTGTGTGTTCCCAGGGCAGGGTTCGCAACGCGTCGGGATGCTGGCGGCAATGGCCGGTGTGGAGCGGCTGGTCCGCGACACCTTCGCCGAGGCGTCCGAAGTCCTGGGTTACGATCTGTGGCAACTGGCGCAGACCGGGCCGCAGGAGGAGCTCAACCTCACCGAGCGCACCCAGCCGCTGATCCTTACGGCGAGCGTGGCGCTGTGGCGCGTGTGGTGCGCGCGCGGTGGCCTGCGACCGGCCTTCATGGCAGGTCATAGCCTCGGCGAGTTCAGCGCGCTGGTGTGTGCCGGCTCGCTGGCGTTCACCGATGCAGTGCGTCTGGTGCGCAACCGGGGCGCCTACATGCAGGAAGCGGTGCCGGTCGGGCAGGGTGCGATGGCAGCGGTGCTCGGGCTCGATGATGAGCCGATTGCCGAAGCTTGTGCCGAAGCCGCCGGCGCGGAAGTGGTTGCCGCCGTGAATTTCAACGCGCCTGGGCAGGTAGTGATTGCGGGGCACGCTGCAGCGGTCGAGCGAGCGATCGCGGCGTGCAAGGCACGGGGTGCCAAGCGCGCGCTGCCGCTGCCTGTCAGCGCACCTTTCCATACCAGCCTGATGGTACCTGCGGGCGAGCGGCTCGCACGCGATATGGCGCAAGTGCAGATACTCGTGCCGGAAATTCCGGTAGTGCACAACGTGCACGCGCGCCCTGAAGGCGACAGCGCGACGATTCGCACCCTGCTGGAACGTCAGATCCACAGTCCGGTACAGTGGACGGCCTCGGTGCGCTACATGGCGCAGGCCGGCGTCACGCGGGCGGTCGAGGTAGGGCCGGGCAAGGTCCTGGGCGGGCTTTGCAAGCGCATCGACGCAGCGCTCGAGTGCCTCTATACCGAGGAGCCGCAGGAACTGGAAAAGGCGCTGGCAAGTAATGGCGCAACCGAATGA
- the pabC gene encoding aminodeoxychorismate lyase, translating into MRVWVDGAASDCVPVCDRGLAYGDGVFETMRCRRGLIPLLQRHLDRACSGARRLGIVLDAVALRDEVERFATQASAIDCVIKLIVTRGDGIGGYRSEPAQPARRILLERPLVAYPSTWWSEGITVRHCEIRLGSNPALAGIKHLNRLEQVFARREWDDPQVAEGLMADQRGRIVEGISSNLFLVSGARLLTPFIETCGVAGVMRAHVLETVAPALGIVTAEIHCERALLAAAQEVFVCNAVIGVWPVHCLGRKRWSPGPVTRRVQDHVARLFAT; encoded by the coding sequence CTGCGTGTCTGGGTCGATGGCGCTGCGAGTGATTGCGTGCCCGTATGCGATCGCGGACTTGCTTACGGTGACGGCGTGTTCGAGACGATGCGGTGTCGGCGCGGACTCATTCCGTTGCTGCAGCGTCACCTCGACCGGGCGTGTAGCGGCGCAAGACGGCTGGGCATCGTGCTCGATGCGGTCGCGCTGCGTGATGAAGTGGAGCGCTTTGCCACCCAGGCGAGCGCGATCGACTGTGTGATCAAGCTGATCGTCACGCGTGGCGACGGCATCGGCGGCTACCGCAGCGAACCCGCGCAGCCGGCACGACGCATCCTGCTCGAGCGGCCGCTTGTCGCGTACCCGTCGACATGGTGGAGCGAAGGCATCACGGTGCGTCACTGCGAGATCCGCCTTGGCAGCAATCCCGCACTTGCCGGAATCAAGCACCTCAATCGCCTGGAGCAGGTGTTCGCACGCCGCGAATGGGATGATCCACAGGTGGCGGAAGGACTGATGGCTGACCAGCGCGGCCGTATCGTGGAAGGCATCTCGAGCAACCTGTTTCTCGTCAGTGGTGCGAGGCTGCTGACACCGTTCATCGAGACCTGCGGTGTCGCCGGTGTGATGCGTGCTCATGTGCTCGAGACCGTGGCGCCGGCACTTGGCATCGTGACGGCGGAGATTCACTGCGAACGCGCTCTGCTGGCTGCAGCCCAGGAAGTGTTCGTGTGCAACGCGGTGATCGGCGTATGGCCGGTGCACTGCCTCGGGCGCAAGCGCTGGTCGCCCGGTCCGGTCACGCGCAGGGTGCAGGATCATGTGGCGCGATTGTTCGCGACCTGA
- the fabG gene encoding 3-oxoacyl-ACP reductase FabG, giving the protein MSRTCLVTGASRGIGAAIAEALGVAGHTVIGTATTQAGADAISERLAARGVTGSGMMLDVAVPDAAEAVIAAISERHGAPLVLVNNAGITCDNIVLRMKDEEWSRVIDTNLGSIFHLSKAVLRAMTKARWGRIVNISSVVGSMGNAGQANYAASKAGVEGFTRALAREIGSRAVTVNCVAPGFIDTDMTRELPEAQRQKLLEQIPAGRLGEAHEVAALVAFLVSDAAGYITGETIHVNGGMYMC; this is encoded by the coding sequence ATGAGCAGGACATGTCTGGTCACCGGAGCCTCTCGCGGGATCGGTGCGGCGATCGCCGAAGCGCTGGGGGTCGCGGGACATACCGTGATCGGAACCGCGACCACGCAAGCCGGAGCCGACGCGATCAGCGAGCGTCTTGCAGCACGGGGAGTCACCGGTAGCGGCATGATGCTCGACGTCGCGGTTCCCGATGCGGCGGAGGCGGTGATTGCCGCGATCAGCGAACGCCATGGTGCGCCACTGGTGCTGGTGAACAACGCCGGCATAACGTGCGACAACATCGTACTGCGCATGAAGGACGAAGAGTGGTCGCGCGTGATCGACACCAACCTCGGTTCGATCTTCCATCTCAGCAAGGCAGTGCTGCGTGCAATGACTAAGGCGCGCTGGGGGCGCATCGTGAACATCAGTTCCGTCGTCGGCTCGATGGGTAACGCAGGGCAGGCGAATTACGCGGCGAGTAAGGCCGGAGTGGAAGGTTTCACGCGGGCGCTTGCTCGCGAAATCGGTTCGCGTGCGGTCACCGTCAACTGCGTGGCACCGGGTTTCATCGACACCGACATGACGCGTGAACTCCCGGAGGCGCAACGTCAGAAGCTTCTGGAGCAGATCCCGGCAGGAAGGCTCGGTGAGGCGCACGAGGTTGCAGCACTGGTCGCGTTCCTCGTATCGGATGCGGCGGGATACATCACGGGCGAGACGATTCACGTCAACGGCGGGATGTACATGTGCTGA
- the rluC gene encoding 23S rRNA pseudouridine(955/2504/2580) synthase RluC translates to MYVQIEERAAKVELVEVDQEHAGQRLDNFLLARLKGVPRSRVYRIVRSGEVRVNSARARPDQRLVAGDRVRVPPVRTSERAPVVPGAGLRQTLHGRILYEDAALLVVDKPSGLAVHGGSGLSLGLIEALRAMRSDCVSLELVHRLDRETSGCVMIARKRSMLRHLHEALREGTITKTYATLVAGRWPKRLLRVTAALEKNTVRSGERVVRASEEGKASETHFRVLEHYRDATLLEAQPLTGRTHQIRVHAQVSGHAVAGDEKYGDREFNRRMRELGLRRLFLHASAIDLVLPDGRPLRVSAPLDPALTDFLEMLPR, encoded by the coding sequence ATGTATGTGCAGATCGAAGAACGTGCGGCCAAGGTCGAACTGGTCGAGGTCGACCAGGAACACGCAGGGCAAAGGCTCGATAACTTCCTGCTTGCACGATTGAAAGGAGTGCCGCGTTCACGTGTCTACCGCATCGTGCGCAGCGGAGAGGTGCGCGTGAACAGCGCGCGCGCACGTCCTGATCAGCGTCTTGTAGCCGGTGACCGCGTGCGGGTTCCGCCGGTGCGTACCAGCGAGCGTGCTCCCGTGGTTCCGGGCGCCGGTCTGCGACAGACCTTGCATGGGCGCATCCTGTATGAAGACGCAGCGCTGCTTGTGGTCGACAAGCCGAGTGGCCTCGCGGTACATGGCGGCAGCGGGCTGTCGCTGGGTTTGATCGAGGCGCTGCGCGCGATGCGTTCCGACTGCGTTTCGCTCGAACTGGTGCATCGCCTCGATCGTGAGACCTCGGGCTGTGTGATGATCGCACGCAAGCGCTCGATGCTGCGTCATCTGCACGAGGCGCTGCGCGAGGGAACGATCACCAAGACCTACGCCACGCTGGTGGCCGGTCGCTGGCCGAAACGATTGCTGCGTGTCACCGCGGCGCTGGAGAAGAACACGGTGCGCTCCGGTGAGCGTGTGGTGCGTGCAAGCGAGGAGGGCAAGGCTTCCGAGACGCATTTTCGCGTGCTCGAACATTACCGCGATGCCACCTTGCTCGAGGCGCAACCGCTCACCGGTCGTACGCACCAGATCCGGGTGCATGCGCAGGTATCCGGGCATGCGGTTGCCGGAGACGAGAAATACGGTGATCGCGAGTTCAACCGGCGCATGCGCGAGCTGGGACTCAGACGACTGTTCCTGCACGCGAGCGCGATCGACCTGGTGCTCCCGGACGGGCGGCCGCTCAGGGTCAGTGCACCGCTGGATCCCGCGTTGACGGATTTTCTTGAGATGCTGCCACGGTGA
- a CDS encoding DUF177 domain-containing protein, which translates to MSGRVPNVAEKCGIFNHLFFDSIRGQPYHCAPMSIPRITRHVDFRKLAASGAHVGGVIPLDELQRIGQELVDRDGLVTVELDFGIDDEGHRIIEGHVEAELTLQCQRCLGAMQLPVDTEVQMAMVWSESEIASLPERFDGIVVGEEPGDLFDLVEDELLLALPFAPRHPQGECEVQGTGMTGEPDVTETGVQTRENPFAVLAKYKERPH; encoded by the coding sequence GTGAGCGGCAGGGTGCCGAACGTCGCAGAAAAATGCGGTATTTTCAATCATTTATTTTTTGACAGTATTCGAGGGCAACCCTATCATTGCGCGCCTATGTCGATTCCCCGGATTACGCGACATGTCGATTTCCGCAAGCTGGCGGCATCCGGTGCGCATGTCGGCGGAGTGATTCCGCTCGACGAGTTGCAGCGGATCGGTCAGGAGTTGGTGGATCGTGACGGGTTGGTGACGGTCGAACTCGATTTTGGCATCGATGACGAAGGTCACCGCATCATCGAGGGGCACGTCGAAGCAGAGCTGACACTGCAGTGCCAGCGTTGTCTTGGCGCGATGCAGCTTCCGGTGGATACGGAAGTGCAGATGGCGATGGTCTGGAGCGAGAGCGAGATCGCGTCGTTGCCTGAGCGTTTCGACGGCATCGTGGTCGGCGAAGAGCCGGGCGACCTGTTCGATCTGGTGGAAGACGAGCTTTTGCTCGCGTTGCCGTTCGCGCCGCGCCACCCGCAGGGGGAATGCGAGGTGCAAGGGACGGGGATGACAGGTGAGCCGGATGTAACGGAAACCGGCGTGCAGACACGCGAGAATCCGTTCGCCGTGCTTGCGAAATACAAGGAGCGCCCGCACTGA
- the maf gene encoding septum formation protein Maf has translation MTALILASSSIYRKRLLQRLGLEFHCVTPAIDETPRPGETAKNLVLRLSRDKARAVAARHPGALVIASDQVGSNDGRILGKPGTVERACEQLLSISSREVRFLTGLCVLDTASGRELTSVESCTVHLRRLDVAAVRDYVQREQPLDCAGSFKIEGLGIALFESVRLDDPTVLEGLPLIRLVDFLDRMGMPVLAAHTAPG, from the coding sequence ATGACCGCACTGATCCTCGCCTCCAGTTCCATCTACCGCAAGCGTCTGCTGCAGCGTCTCGGCCTCGAGTTCCACTGTGTGACTCCCGCCATCGACGAAACCCCGCGTCCCGGGGAAACGGCAAAGAATCTGGTGCTGCGACTGAGTCGCGACAAGGCTCGCGCTGTGGCAGCCCGCCATCCGGGCGCGCTGGTCATCGCCTCGGACCAGGTCGGCAGCAACGACGGACGCATCCTCGGCAAGCCCGGCACCGTCGAACGCGCCTGCGAGCAACTGCTGTCCATTTCATCCCGAGAGGTCCGGTTCCTTACGGGACTCTGCGTGCTCGACACCGCCAGCGGGCGTGAACTGACGAGCGTGGAGAGCTGCACGGTACACCTGCGCCGGCTCGATGTGGCCGCCGTTCGCGATTATGTGCAGCGCGAGCAGCCTCTGGACTGCGCCGGCAGCTTCAAAATAGAGGGCCTCGGCATCGCACTGTTCGAGTCCGTCCGTCTCGACGACCCGACCGTACTCGAGGGCTTGCCGCTGATCCGGCTGGTCGATTTCCTCGACCGCATGGGCATGCCGGTACTCGCTGCCCACACGGCTCCCGGCTGA
- the fabF gene encoding beta-ketoacyl-ACP synthase II: MKRRVVVTGMGVVTPLGNNVATTWDGIVNGRSGIAPIDHFDVSAYTTRFGGSIRGFDANTFLPPKDVRKFDDFILYGLAAAVQAMDDSGLKVDESFASRMGAAIGSGIGGIASIEKSHQIVLDSGPRRISPFFVPGSITNMIAGCLSIRYGFSGPNLAVTTACTTGTHNIGLGARLIAWGEADVMLVGGAEMATTPVGLGGFAAARALSTRNDDPQAASRPWDRDRDGFVLSDGAGVLVLEEYEFARRRGAHIHAELAGFGMSGDAYHMTLPPEDGRGAAAAMLNAIRDAGIEPGAIDYINAHGTSTPAGDLAESRAVEHVLGDAAARTAMSSTKSMIGHLLGAAGAVEAVFSILAIRDGVAPPTINLENPDEGCTLNYVPGVAQQRRIDIALSNSFGFGGTNGSLVFRRI; the protein is encoded by the coding sequence ATGAAACGACGGGTGGTCGTTACTGGTATGGGGGTCGTGACCCCGCTGGGCAACAACGTTGCGACGACCTGGGACGGAATCGTCAACGGTCGCAGCGGTATCGCCCCGATCGATCATTTCGATGTATCCGCATACACCACCCGGTTTGGCGGTTCGATCCGCGGTTTCGACGCGAACACGTTCCTCCCGCCCAAGGACGTGCGCAAGTTCGATGACTTCATTCTCTACGGTCTTGCCGCTGCTGTGCAGGCGATGGACGACTCGGGCCTGAAAGTGGATGAATCGTTCGCGTCGCGCATGGGGGCAGCGATCGGTTCAGGGATCGGTGGTATCGCCTCGATCGAGAAGAGCCACCAGATCGTGCTCGATTCGGGGCCGCGGCGTATCTCGCCGTTCTTCGTGCCGGGTTCGATCACGAACATGATCGCCGGCTGTCTGTCGATTCGCTATGGTTTCAGTGGTCCGAACCTTGCCGTCACCACCGCGTGCACTACCGGTACGCACAATATCGGGCTGGGGGCGCGGCTGATCGCGTGGGGCGAGGCCGACGTGATGCTGGTCGGTGGTGCAGAAATGGCGACCACGCCGGTCGGGCTCGGGGGGTTTGCGGCCGCGCGGGCGTTGTCGACGCGCAATGACGATCCGCAGGCAGCGAGCCGGCCGTGGGATCGCGATCGCGATGGTTTCGTGCTCAGTGACGGCGCCGGGGTACTGGTACTCGAGGAGTACGAGTTCGCGCGCCGGCGCGGGGCGCACATCCACGCGGAGCTTGCCGGCTTTGGCATGAGTGGTGACGCCTATCACATGACGCTGCCACCGGAAGACGGACGCGGCGCGGCAGCGGCGATGCTGAACGCGATCCGCGATGCCGGCATCGAGCCTGGGGCGATCGACTACATCAATGCCCACGGAACCTCGACACCCGCCGGGGACCTCGCCGAGAGTCGGGCCGTCGAGCACGTGCTGGGAGACGCGGCCGCACGCACGGCGATGAGTTCGACCAAGTCGATGATAGGACACCTGCTGGGAGCCGCCGGGGCGGTGGAGGCGGTGTTCAGCATCCTCGCGATTCGTGACGGGGTGGCGCCTCCGACGATCAACCTCGAAAATCCGGATGAAGGCTGTACGTTGAACTACGTTCCCGGTGTCGCCCAGCAGCGCCGTATCGACATCGCCTTGTCGAACTCCTTCGGTTTCGGGGGAACCAACGGTTCGCTCGTTTTCCGCCGCATCTGA
- the rpmF gene encoding 50S ribosomal protein L32 produces MAVGQARTTRSRRGMRRAHDALRAPALSTDATSGEVHRRHHVTADGFYRGKKVVEGKDD; encoded by the coding sequence ATGGCAGTTGGTCAGGCACGAACCACCCGTTCCCGTCGCGGCATGCGCCGTGCGCACGATGCGCTGCGTGCTCCGGCGTTGTCGACCGATGCGACCTCCGGTGAAGTCCACCGCCGTCACCACGTGACCGCGGACGGTTTCTACCGCGGCAAGAAGGTCGTGGAAGGCAAGGACGACTGA
- the acpP gene encoding acyl carrier protein — protein sequence MSSIEERVKKIVAEQLGVKEDDIQNSASFVEDLGADSLDTVELVMALEEEFETEIPDEDAENITTVQHAIDYIERHL from the coding sequence ATGAGCAGCATCGAAGAACGCGTCAAGAAAATCGTCGCGGAGCAGCTCGGAGTCAAGGAAGACGATATCCAGAATTCCGCTTCCTTCGTGGAGGATCTCGGTGCCGATTCCCTGGATACCGTTGAGCTGGTGATGGCACTCGAAGAGGAATTTGAAACCGAAATTCCCGACGAGGATGCCGAGAACATTACCACGGTGCAGCACGCGATCGACTATATCGAAAGGCATCTCTGA
- a CDS encoding HAD-IA family hydrolase produces the protein MDSVNRIVSCLRQAALEQGLDDLEDRHFGDVIGLGLPQAIARLYPGLDAPRVERFRTTYAERFLAADGEPAVLFPGARVLLDELRGRGHQVAVATGKSRRGLNRILDELDLVQCFDATRCADETASKPDPRMLEEIVAELDVDRDRAVMIGDTEYDLEMAARAGIRSVGISHGVHSRERLLRHAPESIVDSLLEILAWEPSVRPLSGRRGVL, from the coding sequence ATGGATTCGGTGAACCGGATCGTGTCGTGCCTGCGCCAGGCTGCTCTCGAACAGGGACTGGACGATCTCGAGGATCGGCATTTCGGCGACGTGATCGGGCTCGGCCTGCCGCAGGCCATCGCACGGCTCTATCCCGGTCTGGACGCTCCACGCGTGGAGCGCTTCCGCACAACGTACGCGGAGCGTTTTCTCGCTGCCGACGGCGAGCCGGCAGTGCTGTTTCCCGGGGCGCGTGTGCTGCTCGATGAACTGCGCGGCCGTGGTCATCAGGTGGCAGTGGCTACCGGCAAGAGCCGGCGCGGGTTGAACCGGATCCTGGACGAGCTGGATCTGGTGCAGTGCTTCGATGCCACGCGTTGCGCTGACGAGACGGCGTCGAAGCCCGACCCGCGAATGCTCGAGGAGATCGTTGCGGAGCTGGACGTGGATCGTGATCGTGCCGTGATGATCGGGGATACCGAATACGACCTCGAGATGGCGGCGCGCGCCGGGATTCGCAGTGTGGGGATCAGCCACGGAGTGCACTCGCGCGAACGGCTGTTGCGTCATGCGCCGGAGTCGATCGTCGACTCGCTGCTCGAGATTCTGGCGTGGGAACCTTCGGTGCGACCGTTGTCCGGCCGACGCGGGGTGCTCTGA